Genomic window (Ureibacillus composti):
CAACATTTATAAAGGCGATTCTGAAGAGTTGTCGATACAACTACAACAAAGGGAAATTGACATTGCATTGATGTTACGTCCATCGAATTCAGACATTTATGAAATGAAAATTTTAAAAAAGCAACCTGCAGTCTTAATTATGCCTTCTAGCTGGAGTGAAGCATTCTCAGCACAACCAACTGTTGAACAAATTGCAACATTTCCATTCATTATGTTAGGTGCTATGGGAGGCTACTCGTTTAACGAAAATATTCTCCAGACATTTGATTTGTATCACGTACAACCAAATATCATGATTGAGTGTAAAGATATTGCAATGGTTGTTGCCTTAGTTAGTCGTGGATTAGGCATTTCAATTATCCCGAAAATGGATTATGCAACTCCTTCTATTGAAAACGTGACTTTAATTGAAATGGACGATTTTGACTTTGCTGTAGAGCCTGTAATAGTAAAATTAAGAGGCGAGCCTATAACAAAAGCGGCAGGCCAGTTTTTAGAAATAATAAAAACAGATTAAGTCACTTTTTACGATAAACATTCTAAAAAAAGCAGTGAGTTAAACTTCTCTCACTGCTAATTCTTCCTCTGCCACTCTCTTTACACGTTCCACAAATTCAATCACTACTTGATCATTACCAAATAGCAACAGCATTTTCGAAAAGAACCGCAAAGGACGATTTGTCGCAGTATAGAGTAATGTAGTAGTCGTTTCATTAACTTTCTTCAGTTCATAGTAGGCTGTAATTTCAAACATTCTTGCTAATGTAAATCCTATTTTAAGCTTTTTTAGGTCAGGTGTATTTTCGTATTCCAATGTCTTTACATCGTATTCTTGAACGCGTTTTCCTTCCCGATAAGCTTGACGAAAGACACTACCTACTTTATTCTCTGTTACGTTTACAGGTTCATTCTTATCCACTTGTGGCATAATCTTTTGCATATCCTCTAAAGTTCCATCGAAATATTTCCAAACATGATTAATAGGTGCATTAATTTCTATTTCTTTCGTCCAAATATTCATTACAAAACTCCCTTGTTCATGTTTTTCTTAGCTACATTTTTTACTTTTCTTCTTTATATAAATAAATTCCTCAAATTAAGAAGGAATCCTTGTTAAATACAAAAATTAATAAACATTAAATATTCTAACGTAAACTCAATTATTATTTACAAAAATAAACAGCGAATAAAGCCATTTCATTTAACACACAATACTTTTTGTGGAGGTGAATGAGACAATGGCTAAACGAAACAACAATAACAACAATAACAATAACAATAACAACAATCGTGAAGAGTTTGCAGTTGACCAAGACTTCAATCAAGTACGTCAACAAAACCAAAAAGAGAATAACAACGAACAACGCAATAATAATCGTAAGAATAATCGATAAGCTTAAATAATTATTGAACAAAAAAATTTTACTACAGAGGAGAACTAAAAATGGCTAAAAACAAAAATAATCAAAATCGTAACAACAATAACAACAACAACAACCGTGAAGAATTTGCAGTTGACCAAGACTTTAACCAAGCTCGTCAACAAAACCAAAAAGAAAACAATAACCAACGCAACAACAACCGTAATAACAATCGTTAATAGATTTCCCCCTTTGGTATAGGCATAAAGCCTATACCTTTATTTTTTATAAAAAACAAGTAAGTCTTCAAATTAACTTAATCACTCCCTGCTCTGGCACCCACATGATCCTATCTCCTACCCCTAAAGGAAATGTGTTGAAACCGTGTTGGATCCTCTATATAGTTCATAGTAGTAGCATGTTCAACTATTTTATTTCTCAATTATTTTAAAAATCCCCTCAATTTTTTTATATATTTTCACAATAACTAATTAAATATTGAAATTACTGATAATAATATTAAAAGATATTGATTTTTCTAAACCACTTTTATAATATAAACTAGGTGAAAAAATATGGAATTAACTAATAAAGAGCTTGCTAATTTATATACGAAGATAAAAAAACAAAAAAAGTATTATAAAGAAAAACATAGACAATCTTTGTACGATCTTAATAAATATCTAGAATACAAAGAATGCCTTGCATTAGTTAAGTTAGAAATGAAACGACGCGGTTTAAAGAAAAAAGAAGCAAAAAAGCTAAGTAATTTTTAGTTTCCACACTTAATTATTAGATTTTGTTTAAGAATAAAACCTCCAATACTGAGCACATTAGACTTTAGGAGGTGATTTTTGGTGAGCAAAAATAATAAAAAGACTTTAAATGAAAGAACTCATAACCCTTTTGAGACTTATAAACACTTACATCAAAATACGACAAGCCATGCAGATAACCCAGAAGATAACACAGCGGAGATCGCAGAGGAATTCGACTCAAAAGTTAAAAACAAAAATAATGCAACAAATCATGATAAGAATCAACAATCAAATAAAAATAGATAAATTATTAATGGCGAGAAATTAAAGCTCGCCATTTTTGTTTTTTGTTTCAAAAAAAATAGACTATACTCCCCTACTAAGAGCATAGTCTTGTATTTAATCGTTACAACAAGTATCATCTTCGTTAATATGGCCGGAACGCTTAATTTTAGTTAATAAATAATTACGATTGTATTCTGAAATGTCTCCCCAAATCTCTTGCCTTCCCGAAACTGGCAACCCTGAATTTTTTAGTGCTTCTAATTTTTTAGGATTATTTGTAATTAGTGTTACAGGTTTTGTTCGAATGGCTTTCAATACACGAATTGCGTCATCGTAATTTCTTGAATCATCAACAAATCCTAAACCTTGGTTTGCCTCCACTGTATCAAACCCATTTTCTTGTAGAATGTATGCCATCGCTTTGCTAAATAAACCTATTCCCCTGCCCTCATGATTAGCTAAATAAAATAATGCACCCGTTCCATGATCCACAATCATTTTCATCGATTGTTTTAATTGATAGCCACAATCACATCGTTTACTTCCAAAAATGTCTCCGGTATGACAGATTGAATGCATTCGCATTATTGCATTCTCTCCGTTTTCAAAATCTCCATAAACAAGGACACTTGATTGTTGATGTTCTGCCAGATTCGCTGAAGATAATTTATCAATAATTTTTTGATAGTCTTCGGTTACTTCATCACAATTTAACCAACAATACCATTGAAACGTTACAGTCTCATTATATAAATTGACAGGTAATTTTATTGGCCCGACTAAATAAATGGCCCCTTCATCTGAATGGATTAATTTTATTTTATCTTCCAAGATGGAGAGTACTTTATTATCTAATTTTATTGAACTCACGTGTAATCCATCCTCCTTTATCGATAGTTTGGATAATGCAAGGAAATTTATGATTCTTTGAAGCAATATTCTATAGTGTACGTATTATTCTTTAATCCAAATAGACTCTTCTAAAAAATATGCATGTCTTTTAAGAAAATAATTTTGTAAGCGACATCAATTTGAACAATATGTGAAAACTTTCACTTTCTCTTTTATTTTTAGCATCATGGGTGTACAATAGAATCACCAAGTTGATATATAACACAATTCGAAAAAATTAAATTTTAGCCCTTGTGTTATATAACAAAATTACGTACAATATGAGGAGGTAATACCATGTGGGTTATTACAGTATTTGATCAAAATACAGTTCGTATGTTTGAATTTGAAAACAAAAACGAGGCAAAATTAGCACTTGTAGGTTTCAACGGCTCAGCAATTCTTTCGTATACAAAGTAATACCCTACATGGCTTAGCTTCAGGATTTTCGAGCCAATCTTTAATGAATCGTTTTTTTAAAATTCAAGGAGGTGACCCCAGATGTGGGTACTAACAGTATTCGAACAAGATACATTCCGTATTTTTGAATTTGACAATCAAAACGAAGCAACAATGGCTAAAAAGAACTTTAAACAACCAACTATTTTAACTTTTACAATGTAAGAATAGAATTTTCATAAAATAAAAAAGCTCAGAGTAGTCGATACTCTGAGTTTTTTTATAACAAAACTTCTCCTTGTACTATATTCCTTCTTTCCCCTGTCTGTAGGACTTAGAAAGCCTTCTTTGCAAAACATTCTTATAATAACTATTTTGTGTAATTCAACAACCAACCAATACCATTTCGATCAATTAAGTTTGCATGAAGCGCTCCCCAAAACGTTTGTTGAAGTGGCACTGTAATCGTTCCGTCTTCACTCAGTGACTCATATACTCGTTTTAGTTCATCTTCACTTTCACAAGCTAATGAAATTCGAACTTGATTTCCCACATCCGTTTTCCCAAATGTATCTGAAAAGTGAATTATACTTTCCCCAATATGCAGTTCACCATAAAAACATTTACCACTATCGTCAAGCTGCAGATTCTTCACTTTACCATTAAATAAATCTTTATAGTACGTCATTACTTCCACACATTGATCAACAAAGATATATGGATTTGCACTTTTCAACTAAATACCTCCAATTTCATAATCTTATCACTTCATCTATTCCACTTTTTACAAGTTCCTAAAGCACCAAAACTTATAAAATCCCCCTTTAATAGTTTAAATCACGCTTTATTATAGAAAAAAATTAAATTAATTAATCTATTAGGTCATATGAACAAGAAACATTTCAGTAATTACATATTTATATTAATAGAAAAACGAAGGGGGGGAAAGAAATGACAGGAAAATCTTATGGTTGTAGCAGACCTGGTTGCCACAAAGAACACAAACACCACGACAATAAGAATAATGATTGTAAATGTGAATGTGTTGACGCATTAGCAGAAGCACTTAAAGATAATGAGAATGAATTTGTCGTTGTCTTTGAGAAGAATGCGATTGTTATTGGTAGAATCGATGAAGTAAGAGATGACAGAGTCCTAGTATTGGATATTGTTATTGCTAAATTCGCATTCTTCGGTGATAGAGTTGTACCGTTTTTCCCAATTGTTGGTGTAGTTACATTTGATGCTTATATTAGTATCTGTGAAATTACAGAATTCTTAACAATTGATGGGCCTGGCGGAGCTCAATCAATGGCTACTACTTTACAATCTCAGCTTCAAGCTTAATTCTTATGTTAAGAGCGTGCTAGTTTTAGCACGCTCTTTTCTCTTTCTTTTATTATAGAGGTAGTAATTTCACTGTTTCTTTTTCTTCTAAATCTTCAATCATTTGAATCCACTCTTTTGGTTTATTTGATAATACCGAATAATAATCCATTAAGAAATCTACAACAAGGCTCGTTGGAATTTCTTGAATATTTTCATCCGTTGGCATAAAGCAAAAATCTAGACCTTTAACTGCCTCCCCATCATTTTTCCAAGATGGATGTACATATGGGAAATCAAGTTTTTGATATCCAAGATGTGATAATACCTCACGACGAACATAAGGATTCATAGGTGCAACCCCACCAAAATCAAAGTCTTCTTTTTCGTATGGGTCATAAATTTCAGCAAACATCCCAAATAATGTTTTACCATTTTCACTCGCAAGACGATGTAAATCTTTTTCACGATTTTTTGCTAAAAATCTTCCAAGACCAAGTCCAGGTTGACCTATGATGGTAAAGTCAGTCATGGCAATATTCCACCCAGGATAGTAACGATATTCTGTTGCCCCTACTACTTCCTCGTTTTCGTTGACCGCAACAAAAACACGAATTCCTGGGTCTTCCAGCGGCTCTTTCCACAAGTTAAATTCTAGTACTTCCTCTGACGGAAAAATTTCGGCCAATAGTGTATGCATTTTAGCAAACAACGGGTCCTCTATATTTGTAATTCGAATATATTCCATTATTTAATCTCCTTTTCTATGTAATTGTTTCCAATCATTATATTCAGCATTTATTTCAAAACCCCTTTAAAAACTAGAAAATTCCTTCTTATTATGTCATGATAATAGTCTGAATTCTTAAACTTACACTTATTAATACAATTCAATCACGATTTAGTTTTAAAACGTTTATAATAAACAATTGAGTATATGATCACAACAAACTAAAGCCTAGTTCAAAAACAAAAAGTTTAGACCCTCGCATTATTCAAGTTCGTGTTTATAAAGGAGAGCATCAATGAATATTATCTTAACAACATTAAATGCCAAATACATTCATACAAACTTGGCACTTCGTTATTTAAAGGCAGCTGCCCTGCCTGAATTTAACCCAATAATTACAGAATATACAATAAAAGATCCTGCATTCAATATCGTTTCCGATCTATATCAACATAAACCAGATGTTGTCGGTTTTAGTTGTTACATTTGGAATATCGAAGAAACCATTAGAGTAATTAAAATCCTAAAAACAGTTTCACCTAACACGAAAATTATTTTAGGTGGACCTGAAGTTTCTTACGATGTGCATGATTGGTTACGAGAAATTGAAGAAGTGGACTTTATCGTAATGGGAGAAGGCGAAACTTCATTCAAGGAACTACTTAAATATTTTAATGGTGAAATAGATCTAGATGAAGTGCCCGGGATTTGTTATTTACAGGATGGAAAAGTAAAAATTCATGCACAGCCAAAGAAGATTGACTTAAAAGAGATTCCAAGTCCTTACCGTTTTGAAGAGGATCGCTCATCTCTTGGAAAACGTATTCAATATATTGAAACAAGTCGAGGTTGTCCATTCTCATGTCAATTCTGCTTATCTTCTATTGAAGTGGGCGTTCGTTACTTTAACCGAGAAAAAATTAAAGAGGATATCCGCTATTTAATGGCAAATGGCGCTAAAACAATTAAATTTGTCGATCGTACATTTAATATAAGCCGAAGCTATGCGATGGAGATGTTCCAATTTTTAATTGATGAACATGTACCAGGCGTTGTCTTCCAATTCGAGATTACTGCTGACATCATGCGTCCTGAAGTCATCCAATTCTTAAATGACAATGCACCAAAAGGATTATTCCGATTTGAAATCGGTGTTCAATCAACGAATGATTTAACGAACGAACTCGTTAAACGCAGACAAAACTTCGAAAAACTGAAACGTACTGTGACAATGGTTAAAGAAGGTGGCAAAATTGATCAGCACCTTGATTTAATTGCTGGTTTACCAGAGGAAGACTATAACAGTTTCAGACAAACGTTTAATGATGTGTTTGCGATGCGTCCTGAAGAATTACAATTAGGATTCTTAAAACTATTACGTGGGACAGGTCTTCGTATTGATGCAAAAAAATATGGATACACATATGTTGATTTGGCGCCGTACGAAATCTTCGCCAACAATGTGTTAACATTTGATGAAATTATTCGCATTAAACACGCAGAAGACGTGCTCGAAAAATATTGGAATGACCACCGAATGGATCACACTGTAGAATATCTGGTAACCCAAAGTTTTGAAACGCCTTTTGATTTCTTCCAAAACTTTGGAACGTACTGGGAGGAAAAAGGCTGGTCACGAATTGGTCACCAACTTGAGGATTTATTTAAACGTCTTGAAGAGTTTTTAGCAACACAACCAAATGTTAATTTAGCCATTGTTCGCAGCTTAATGCAGCTAGATTATTTATCAAAACAACAATTCCAACCACGAAAATTATGGTGGGATGAACGCGTTTCACGAGAAGAACAGAAAAATATTTATACTCAATTAAAACAAACACCTACTCTTGCAGGCGAAGAGTTTGTACAGTTTGATTTGAATGAGAAGGAATTCTTTAAACATTCATTAATTATCCCATTTGCTTTTGACTATAAGGTATATCAACAGACTGGTAAAATTATTGCTCAGGACGGTTATTTACTCACTTACTTCCGTTCAGGACAATCACCTTATTTCGCCACAATTGAAAAGACATTGCAAAATAAATAAATGTTAAAAAGACCAAGGACCCGGATCCTTGGTTTTTTCTTTTTTACACTTATATCATTCAGGTTACGGATTACTAAAACTCCTTTCAATTAATGTGCTGTTTTTGTTTTTATTCGCTGATGCAGGTGTTTCTGAAGTTTGCGCATCTGCTTTTCTTACAAAGAAAGAACTTATTAACCCAACAACCGAAATACCAGTAATAAAGTAGAATACATATTTAACACCAGCTGCTAAAGTGTCTGGCGTGCCTGGTTCTAGACCAACTTGGCCGGCAGTAAATAACGTAATGGCGATTGCTGTACCTGCTGCCCCTGCAACTTGGTTTAATGTATTCATTGCAGCATTACCATCTGCATATAACTCACGTGGTAATTGGTTCAATGCGTTTGTTTGAGCTGGCATAGTTGTCATTGTTAAACCGAAGAATAAAATCATGAATGCAACAATAATTTGCCAAACTGGTGTAGTTGCCGAGATGGTTGTTAAGAACATAACATTTGCAATCACAACACAGATATAACCAGTAATAATGAATTTTCGGGGACCAATTTTATCAAACATTGCACCAACAAATGGTGACATTGCAAAGTTTACAGCGTTACCTGGAAGTAGTAATAATCCGGCAACTAAAGCGCTATAGTAAAGAGCTCCTTTTAAATACATTGGTAATAATATGGATGTTGATAAAATTACTAGGATACTTAGGAACATACTTAACGTACCTAATGAGAACATTGGATACTTAAATACACGTATATTAACCATTGGTTGTGCCATCGTCATTTGACGGACACCGAATAAAAGAATTGCTAATATACCAATAACTAATGGTACCCAAACACCTGTTGATGAAATTGATAGTTCAGCCATCGTTGCTAATGCGTAGATAATGCCACCAAATCCAATAGTTGAGAATAGGATTGATATTATATCAATTTCAGGTTTAGTTATATCCGATACGTTCGACATCACTGGTTCACCAATAATGATTAGAATCACATAAAGAATAGCGCTGAACCAGAAAATATAGTTCCACCCTAATGTACTTATCACTAAACCTGAAAGCGTTGGTCCAAGTGCAGGAGCTGCTGTAATAACTAGACCAACAATCCCCATTACTGCTCCACGTTTTTGAATTGGGAAAATTAATAAAACAACATTGATCATGACAGGTAAAAGAATACCTGTTCCAATCGCTTGAACGATACGACCTATTAATAAAACGGCAAAACTTGGTGACAGAGCGGCTAAAACAGCACCAGCCATTGATAGAACTAATCCACCTACAACTAACTGTCTCGTTGTGAACCATTTTACTAAAAGCGCCGATACCGGAACTAATATTGCTAGTGTTAATAAATAACCCGTTGTAAGCCATTGGGCAATACCTGGTTTAACAAAAAATTCATCCATAACATTTGTCAAAGCCATATTTAATGCTGTCTCACCAAATAATCCTACGAATGCGCCCAACATTAAAACAAGAGCCATTATCTTTGGACTTTTTACTTTAATATGTGTTTCCATAAAAATCTCCTTTTTGTTGGAATAGTGTTGTTAATCATCATTGATTTTGTATCTATTTCCACGCCTCCCATACCAACTGGTCTGTTTATACTTTATCAAAAAAATTTATTATAATTCAAGCTATTTTTAATCCAGTGGTATTACAAAAATTCATAAGTTAGACACAAATACACCCCTAATAATCCCTCTACTTTTTCCCTTAACAATCCTACTTAAAACCTTATGTATCAAGGAGTTTATCCTATTTCTTTATGATGAGATAAACCATTCCCCACTAAGCATAAGAAAAGACTTTAATGCTCTAAGAAACGCATTATATAGTGACTTATAACAAGAATTCGTTCAGTAAGTATATTAATCAGTTGTGATTAGAATAAAATCATGATCAACTTTCCTTTGGATAACTTTTTAAAAGATAAAAATTGGGACAAAATGTTCAAAATCAAATAAATCGTCGGATTTGTAACCCAACTAATTAAAAAGCATAGCCTCCTTTGCTACATTTTCACTGAATTGAGGGTTATACTATAAGAAGAATTTTAGGAGGTAGAAACTGAAAATGAATTTTAACTTAACAAATGCATTAATAGAACGTTGTGACAAAGAAAGCGAAGAAGTAATTTCAAAAGAAGACATATCTTTTTTAAGTACTTCACTAAACCATTTCAAACAAAATCGTAATGAATTTCTTTACATTGAATCCCCTGAATTTGAACCAGTCAATATAGATGCAGTTTCCCTTGAACTGGATGACGTCTTCGAAACGTATATGATCTTACTTGGATTGAAAGTGCAAAAAAAATATTTAAATACAATCAAAACTTTTCTTGATGAAAATTTATTTGGTGAAGAATTAAAAAACTATAGTGCAGCTTTCTCAAATGAGGATGGGTTATGGGAATTAAATATACCAATAAATTATATGGATGGCTTTAAAGAAGAAATGTCTATTGAAGAAGCTCTAAATCTCTCTGTAAACTTCATACATTCTTTAATGCAAATAATTAAACAACAACAATAATGTGATGAAGGATGTTATAAGATTGCAAGATACACAAAAATATATTTACACTTATGTTCATCATAAAGATGAATATGATTTATGTCGAATGGAGATGCGTGCTTTTTTCAACATGGATTCCCAATCCAACTTTTTAATAAGTAATGTTGAAGTAGACCCTAGTAGGAGTCCATTTATTCAAGACCGTCTTGAAGTGTACTATGAAAGTAATAGCATCTCTGACATAAAAGAATTAGTTCAAAAATTAAAGTTAAATGACAAAACTTATAAAGTGATCTGTTTAAACAAAATGGATATAGATCAAACCAAGAAAATTCATCATCCTGAAAGAAGACAAATTGAACGGGAAATTGGTTTAGTGATTGACGGTGAACCGCACTTAGATCACCCTGATGTTGTTTTTGGTTTAATTCATATAAATGGACGTTGGTATTTTGGAAAACATACAATCAGTGAATCCATATGGCGTCATCACCTACATAAACCTAATAGTTATTCGACAGCACTTAGTACAAGGGTTGCACGTGCTGTTTCCAATATCGCTGTTCCCCATACTGAGGGTGTCCGCGCAATTGACCCATGCTGTGGAATCGGAACGGTTGTAATTGAGGCACTATCAATGGGAATAGACATCGTTGGACGGGATATCAAACCACTTGTTTGTAAAGGAGCCCGTGAAAACATTGCTTATTTTGGTCTAAATGGTACTGTAACTCTTGGACCAATCTCAGAAGTCACTGAATATTATGATGTCGCCATTATTGATTTACCATATAACCTATATACACATATTTCCCGTGAAGAACAATTTGATATTATTAAACACGCTCGTCGTATCGCGAAACAAGTTGTTATCATTACAATTGAGACAATTGATGACCTATTAGAAAAAGCAGACCTTAAAATTTCCGATCAATGTATTGCAAAAAAGCAATTGTTTAAGAGACAAATTTTATTATGTGAATAACATTTTCCTTTTTAAGTAATAGGATTAAAAACGAAAACCACCACTTTCTCGTAGTAGGAAATGGTGGTTTTTGTTAAATTTATCGTGTTCTACTAAATGTTCTACCTGAGACCATCTACATCATTTCGAACAGTCCCGTTCCCCTCCTCTTCGTATCCCAAAAGATTTCACCCTGCACTCCAATGATTTCATTATTATCAAATTCTTATTAGGAATAATCACCTTATCTATCTAATTAACAACTAATGTTACAGTATCATTAATATAAATTTCCACGATTAAATATTCAGAATATTTTAAATACCCGGAATTATTAACGTTAATCCTAATTAAATGTGACAATTTTGTGAAATTGTTAGTTTTTAGCACATTACGACATTTTTTTCATGTTCAATTGTATACAATGAAAAAGCATCAAAAGTTCTGCTAACAAACAAACCATAAAAAAGCTAATATACTTTACGGGGGAACTAGTAATGAAAAGTTTTTTGTACAAAAAAATATTGAAAATGATCATTGAAATAAAGAGAAAATCAATGATTAGAAAGGCAAATGATTTAGGATATACACATCCTGATGTAGTTACTTGTAGTCAGGAATTAGATACATTACTAAATATATATTCTAGACAAGCAGCATAAAATAGAGGGCGTAAAAACACTACAAAAAAGAAAATGACCGACAAATAACCAATCAGGGGGGCGATCCTGATTGGTTTTTATTTTACCTAAAGTAAAGGGAGAGCAAGCCTTCTCAAAATCATGTTTAAAAGCCTACATCACTGAGCAGAAGTTTCACTATATGCTCTCATTTCTTACACTAGATGACTTAAATTTAATCCAAGGTTCCCTACTCAAAATGTAAATCAGGGTAACAAAATACCGAGACGTTATTAACAGAATATAAGATTCGATAAAATTCGAGCATGAACACTATGTGTGTCGAATAAAATTGGTTAGGTTATAAAAATTGAATTCACTATTTTAAAAAAGGGAGAACAAAAATAATGTCCCTTTTCTGGAAAAAACAAAACGCCTCTTTTCAAATTTACTCGTTAATTTTGACATGGTCTGGTTTAGTTATTTTAATTAGTATGTACTTTACAATACCACTAACCACAACATTTATAACTGAGTTTGATATTACTGAGACAGAAGCAGTTTGGGTTGGAAGCTCCTTTT
Coding sequences:
- a CDS encoding SRPBCC family protein, whose translation is MNIWTKEIEINAPINHVWKYFDGTLEDMQKIMPQVDKNEPVNVTENKVGSVFRQAYREGKRVQEYDVKTLEYENTPDLKKLKIGFTLARMFEITAYYELKKVNETTTTLLYTATNRPLRFFSKMLLLFGNDQVVIEFVERVKRVAEEELAVREV
- a CDS encoding radical SAM protein, which translates into the protein MNIILTTLNAKYIHTNLALRYLKAAALPEFNPIITEYTIKDPAFNIVSDLYQHKPDVVGFSCYIWNIEETIRVIKILKTVSPNTKIILGGPEVSYDVHDWLREIEEVDFIVMGEGETSFKELLKYFNGEIDLDEVPGICYLQDGKVKIHAQPKKIDLKEIPSPYRFEEDRSSLGKRIQYIETSRGCPFSCQFCLSSIEVGVRYFNREKIKEDIRYLMANGAKTIKFVDRTFNISRSYAMEMFQFLIDEHVPGVVFQFEITADIMRPEVIQFLNDNAPKGLFRFEIGVQSTNDLTNELVKRRQNFEKLKRTVTMVKEGGKIDQHLDLIAGLPEEDYNSFRQTFNDVFAMRPEELQLGFLKLLRGTGLRIDAKKYGYTYVDLAPYEIFANNVLTFDEIIRIKHAEDVLEKYWNDHRMDHTVEYLVTQSFETPFDFFQNFGTYWEEKGWSRIGHQLEDLFKRLEEFLATQPNVNLAIVRSLMQLDYLSKQQFQPRKLWWDERVSREEQKNIYTQLKQTPTLAGEEFVQFDLNEKEFFKHSLIIPFAFDYKVYQQTGKIIAQDGYLLTYFRSGQSPYFATIEKTLQNK
- a CDS encoding LysR family transcriptional regulator gives rise to the protein MDVRQLQYFKEIVKQGSISKAAEALHIAQPPLSQLLKKLETELGTTLIHRYRQKWELTETGQVLYQYAEQMLSKMSDVIRQIEEIEQGVAGTVRIGVSSSCSNMLVDLIAMYSKLYPKVKINIYKGDSEELSIQLQQREIDIALMLRPSNSDIYEMKILKKQPAVLIMPSSWSEAFSAQPTVEQIATFPFIMLGAMGGYSFNENILQTFDLYHVQPNIMIECKDIAMVVALVSRGLGISIIPKMDYATPSIENVTLIEMDDFDFAVEPVIVKLRGEPITKAAGQFLEIIKTD
- a CDS encoding GTP cyclohydrolase II is translated as MSSIKLDNKVLSILEDKIKLIHSDEGAIYLVGPIKLPVNLYNETVTFQWYCWLNCDEVTEDYQKIIDKLSSANLAEHQQSSVLVYGDFENGENAIMRMHSICHTGDIFGSKRCDCGYQLKQSMKMIVDHGTGALFYLANHEGRGIGLFSKAMAYILQENGFDTVEANQGLGFVDDSRNYDDAIRVLKAIRTKPVTLITNNPKKLEALKNSGLPVSGRQEIWGDISEYNRNYLLTKIKRSGHINEDDTCCND
- a CDS encoding VOC family protein, with protein sequence MKSANPYIFVDQCVEVMTYYKDLFNGKVKNLQLDDSGKCFYGELHIGESIIHFSDTFGKTDVGNQVRISLACESEDELKRVYESLSEDGTITVPLQQTFWGALHANLIDRNGIGWLLNYTK
- a CDS encoding RsmD family RNA methyltransferase, which gives rise to MKDVIRLQDTQKYIYTYVHHKDEYDLCRMEMRAFFNMDSQSNFLISNVEVDPSRSPFIQDRLEVYYESNSISDIKELVQKLKLNDKTYKVICLNKMDIDQTKKIHHPERRQIEREIGLVIDGEPHLDHPDVVFGLIHINGRWYFGKHTISESIWRHHLHKPNSYSTALSTRVARAVSNIAVPHTEGVRAIDPCCGIGTVVIEALSMGIDIVGRDIKPLVCKGARENIAYFGLNGTVTLGPISEVTEYYDVAIIDLPYNLYTHISREEQFDIIKHARRIAKQVVIITIETIDDLLEKADLKISDQCIAKKQLFKRQILLCE
- a CDS encoding DHA2 family efflux MFS transporter permease subunit is translated as METHIKVKSPKIMALVLMLGAFVGLFGETALNMALTNVMDEFFVKPGIAQWLTTGYLLTLAILVPVSALLVKWFTTRQLVVGGLVLSMAGAVLAALSPSFAVLLIGRIVQAIGTGILLPVMINVVLLIFPIQKRGAVMGIVGLVITAAPALGPTLSGLVISTLGWNYIFWFSAILYVILIIIGEPVMSNVSDITKPEIDIISILFSTIGFGGIIYALATMAELSISSTGVWVPLVIGILAILLFGVRQMTMAQPMVNIRVFKYPMFSLGTLSMFLSILVILSTSILLPMYLKGALYYSALVAGLLLLPGNAVNFAMSPFVGAMFDKIGPRKFIITGYICVVIANVMFLTTISATTPVWQIIVAFMILFFGLTMTTMPAQTNALNQLPRELYADGNAAMNTLNQVAGAAGTAIAITLFTAGQVGLEPGTPDTLAAGVKYVFYFITGISVVGLISSFFVRKADAQTSETPASANKNKNSTLIERSFSNP
- a CDS encoding aspartyl-phosphate phosphatase Spo0E family protein, with amino-acid sequence MKSFLYKKILKMIIEIKRKSMIRKANDLGYTHPDVVTCSQELDTLLNIYSRQAA
- a CDS encoding branched-chain amino acid aminotransferase gives rise to the protein MNFNLTNALIERCDKESEEVISKEDISFLSTSLNHFKQNRNEFLYIESPEFEPVNIDAVSLELDDVFETYMILLGLKVQKKYLNTIKTFLDENLFGEELKNYSAAFSNEDGLWELNIPINYMDGFKEEMSIEEALNLSVNFIHSLMQIIKQQQ
- a CDS encoding GNAT family N-acetyltransferase, whose protein sequence is MEYIRITNIEDPLFAKMHTLLAEIFPSEEVLEFNLWKEPLEDPGIRVFVAVNENEEVVGATEYRYYPGWNIAMTDFTIIGQPGLGLGRFLAKNREKDLHRLASENGKTLFGMFAEIYDPYEKEDFDFGGVAPMNPYVRREVLSHLGYQKLDFPYVHPSWKNDGEAVKGLDFCFMPTDENIQEIPTSLVVDFLMDYYSVLSNKPKEWIQMIEDLEEKETVKLLPL